A part of Aegilops tauschii subsp. strangulata cultivar AL8/78 chromosome 2, Aet v6.0, whole genome shotgun sequence genomic DNA contains:
- the LOC109758677 gene encoding uncharacterized protein, with product MAPHSPAVKLQSRAAPAPSSAMGAHRWSRPIAKGPPRKIRIVHVLAPEVIKTDARHFRDLVQRLTGKPKGGAGSSSSSSSWSAESSSQQAAAGGSSSDARAVAVAVAPEAAAATVKAEVKEEEGDAASPEEGFGRAFGEAGGTTTNDAFFQDLDEFLLGGWL from the coding sequence ATGGCACCGCACTCCCCCGCCGTGAAGCTCCAGTCCCGCGCCGCGCCGGCGCCGTCGTCGGCGATGGGCGCGCACCGGTGGTCCCGCCCCATCGCGAAGGGCCCGCCGCGCAAGATCAGGATCGTGCACGTCCTGGCGCCGGAGGTGATCAAGACGGACGCGCGGCACTTCCGCGACCTCGTGCAGCGCCTCACCGGGAAGCCGAAAGGCGGCGCAGggtcctcctcgtcgtcctcgtcgtggtCGGCCGAGTCTTCGTCCCAGCAGGCGGCGGCAGGCGGCTCGTCGTCCGACGcccgcgccgtcgccgtcgcggtcgccccggaggcggcggcggcgaccgtcAAGGCGGaggtgaaggaggaggagggggacgCCGCGTCGCCGGAGGAAGGGTTCGGGCGCGCGTTCGGGGAGGCAGGGGGCACGACGACGAACGACGCCTTCTTCCAGGACCTCGACGAGTTCCTCCTCGGCGGATGGCTTTAG
- the LOC109758682 gene encoding probable plastid-lipid-associated protein 9, chloroplastic, producing the protein MAAAAAATLAPASPPLLPAVCGRLRLAPRRAAACRCRATAQFQGGPAASYAREMERLSAKESLLLAFRDSGGFESFVSGKTTEMQKIDVNERIVGLERLNPTPRPTTSPYLEGRWNIEWFGDSSPGTFASKLLFERSPTSVAHFTGLDVVIRDGYCKISSNVKLLNTIQNRFVLTTQLSVEGPIRMKEEYVEAFLETPKISEETLPEQLKGLLGQTAGALQQLPASIRDAVSEGVKLPLNGMYQRLFMISYLDEEILIIRDAAGAPDVLTKLEGPQPNPMENTPDVVIPEYQS; encoded by the exons atggccgccgccgccgcagcgacGCTCGCCCCGGCCTCCCCTCCGCTGCTGCCCGCCGTCTGCGGCCGGCTGCGCCTCgcgccccgccgcgccgccgcgtgcCGCTGCAGGGCCACGGCGCAGTTCCAGGGCGGCCCCGCCGCCAGCTACGCCCGCGAGATGGAGCGCCTCTCCGCCAAGGAGTCCCTCCTCCTCGCC TTCAGGGACTCTGGAGGCTTCGAATCCTTTGTGAGTGGCAAGACCACGGAGATGCAGAAGATCGACGTCAATGAGCGCATCGTCGGCCTCGAACGCCTCAACCCCACTCCTCGACCCACGAC ATCACCCTATCTGGAAGGTCGATGGAACATTGAATGGTTTGGTGATAGCAGTCCTGGAACATTTGCATCCAAGCTTTTGTTTGA GAGGTCACCTACAAGTGTCGCACACTTTACGGGGCTTGATGTGGTGATCAGGGATGGCTACTGCAAAATTTCCTCGAACGTCAAGCTGTTGAATACG ATACAAAACAGATTCGTGCTGACCACTCAACTGTCCGTGGAGGGGCCTATCAGGATGAAAGAGGAATACGTCGAGGCATTTTTGGAAACTCCCAAAATCAGTGAAGAAACACTACCTGAACAACTGAAGGGCTTACTTGGACAAACTGCAGGAGCTCTACAGCAACTTCCTGCCTCTATAAGAGATGCTGTTTCGGAGGGGGTTAAGCTACCTCTTA ATGGGATGTACCAGCGCTTATTCATGATTTCCTACCTTGATGAAGAAATACTG ATTATCCGAGATGCTGCTGGAGCACCTGATGTCCTGACAAAACTAGAAGGGCCGCAACCAAATCCAATGGAGAACACGCCAGATGTAGTGATCCCCGAATATCAAAGCTAG
- the LOC109758679 gene encoding zinc finger CCCH domain-containing protein 31, whose protein sequence is MDAAARKRSRPESANGGAAGGKRSRESESQQTGLSSKSKPCTKFFSTVGCPFGEGCHFAHFVPGGYQAVSKSHSLGHAAVSAPSRAPADHAASGVKTRMCTKYNTAEGCKFGDKCHFAHGERELGRAPSSYMSQESSYAPPMGGRYGGRHEPPPPASMGPPAGNFGASSTCKVSVDAALAGGIIGKGGVNTKQICRITGVKLSIRDHESNPDLKNIELEGSFDQIKQANDMVRDLIASISASTPSKNPAGAAAPAVRGGGGGGPGGRSNYKTKICENFLKGTCTFGERCHFAHGETEQRKGAAV, encoded by the exons ATGGATGCCGCCGCCCGCAAGAGATCCCGGCCGGAGTCCGCCAACGGAGGCGCCGCAGGCGGGAAGCGCTCGAGAG AATCGGAGTCACAACAAACTGGTCTATCAAGCAAATCGAAGCCTTGCACCAAGTTTTTCAG CACTGTTGGGTGCCCCTTTGGTGAGGGATGTCACTTTGCGCACTTTGTCCCTGGTGGATACCAGGCAGTATCAAAATCACACAGCCTAGGCCATGCTGCTGTGTCTGCACCGTCAAGAGCTCCTGCGGATCATGCTGCTTCTGGTGTCAAAACACGCATGTGCACCAAGTACAACACTGCAGAAGGCTGCAAGTTTGGTGACAAGTGCCATTTCGCCCATGGCGAGAGGGAGCTTGGCAGGGCACCATCCTCCTACATGTCCCAGGAAAGTTCCTATGCTCCTCCTATGGGTGGTCGATATGGAGGTCGGCACGAACCACCTCCGCCAGCTTCGATGGGCCCTCCAGCTGGAAACTTTGGCGCCTCGTCCACCTGCAAGGTCAGTGTTGATGCTGCTCTCGCCGGAGGCATCATCGGGAAGGGTGGGGTCAACACGAAGCAGATCTGCCGCATCACGGGGGTCAAGCTCTCGATACGCGACCACGAATCAAACCCAGACCTGAAGAACATTGAGCTGGAAGGCAGTTTTGACCAGATAAAGCAAGCCAACGACATGGTGCGTGATCTCATTGCCAGCATCAGCGCCAGCACGCCGTCGAAGAACCCTGCAGGCGCAGCGGCTCCCGCAgtccgaggcggcggcggcggtgggccTGGAGGCAGGAGCAACTACAAGACCAAGATATGCGAGAACTTCCTCAAGGGCACCTGCACGTTCGGCGAGCGCTGCCACTTCGCCCACGGCGAGACCGAGCAGCGGAAGGGTGCTGCCGTCTGA